A window of the Helianthus annuus cultivar XRQ/B chromosome 4, HanXRQr2.0-SUNRISE, whole genome shotgun sequence genome harbors these coding sequences:
- the LOC110890774 gene encoding uncharacterized protein LOC110890774 isoform X6 has product MDYHSLKRRELQALCKEHNIPANSANSVLADKLSALFNEKQKPKARQRTCMKSLVETTDEGEPAESKRQAKKVRFSPNNDTVEYERSGEKQKDMVTQVKTRRKSMAKKVDQPVVDSSVTVDLVEDTAQIPVKVTRSRAQSLVKDVVIPNNIKNKGRGETKDAGKGTDVDKESEGNVGKATRARARTLQKGGEATESVEETVVGRARVTRSRAQTSMEGGTSRDANPDVKKKTGKQVKTEGQSVEPPVEVMDVTVRATRSRRQPLKEEVKNTVTNPQADKKRTRREMKEEDKQEPPKRKSLRTKGVDEDEGAKMEVINDSRVARNRKNKANTVEVQELEEPIKHAGRKTVNRRKSVLPSVKADVDPHLEEPARRNTRRKSVVQKATVKVESPTVGKKDSKRLSGIIEDKENATTGTPKSKKRRGTPVEDPIIETEHGSPKSSTRRASKSEGKSVAKKEVESSLKKPVSRMNIQSSVEKASHKGKNSAIRSGVIIKESSSKKRAKLSGTKQSDSEDQVVYSGKEGTPGAKLSFNLDEEITEPEVTPAIKSERKSTRSTIKSERKEPSQSARFTRSAIKSEREGPSQSARFTRSAIKSEREGPSQSAVKEQPIAGQLFSPEGAKFRHDPAVNTAPGRVARRGIKHDGNAAGSFSEMIDKKQTRQLALKKSLDDAQMPSPEVAEVEPDVGTIGVLAESEQPLDEGQKFSPADTEVGSDSGADTLRVQSEIKQPYDNVLCSPEVVEVQPNPDGDTVAVGSESFKEVTVDNAENVPDDAVSDVSRVRNQNEEVNVESGIFSEAENLEKSVQENLSSGNDVYVECDDVISDPKSRLDMFGNQVDCSSVAKEFETGSELSNANMTLDVTFSGIDIDIERVVEANSSVQNVESLDVPLSGVDIDIERVVEANSSVQNVESLDVPLSGVDIDIERVVEANSSVQNVESLDVPLSGVDIDIERVVEDGSDVQNVESEHDKLASNTDHATDKEDVGGVDLEPAQIESMPVAAEVLVASHDQEPEPERSLNVAVDDVSCDTLRSDSVTNEDAPKILSTSEIDDVVVRVDAPAELVVDINKDVVGDMYDMDAEGDEDIQPFESGCISYNMNNEQTKEEAETHRDDPEHETATDDDSDSGKFMEDDSHIGVQEVGSELLGNIKAHEDLAREEASPILNTGEHTVDGTDSSQLVGDIGAHESLITKESSPLTYTNKESPVDGTDSDLLTIKEDDRNKQEETQNQGASVDWGDYDFGTDEFENPVSANGSADEEAKGKKDDQDSDLQMSARASYTVEKSSGLAAGLADSVTKFEKDSRNAADGKSHQALDTLNQSANAVDMGEEVFGWSGADSSMKSLFETPAATRISHVRDSQEDAAKFANQDNYSSLKSLSATPATTRISHVKTGQEEAVDLTNQDHYSSLKPLFKTPAVTQISHAKDGQDLTPATTRISHVKTSQEEAVDLTNLDHYSSLKPLFKTPAVTQISHAKDGQDVTPETTQISHVKTGQEEAVDLANQDHYSSLKSLLKTPAVAQHSHANDGRDAKTGQEDAVDVANQDHSRADSSLKSLTKTPAVTQISHVKDRLEDAADFASQDYHSSLKSLYQTPAVTQTSHVKGGQEGAADFANQDHYSSLKPLFKTTAVTQISHVKDGQDAADFGNQDHYSSLKSLFKTPGVTQISHVKDRQEDAADFANQDHYSSMKSLFKTPAATQTSHVKDGQEDAAAFANQDHGSSLKSLFRTPSVTQTGQVKGRQEDAVSYRNQYLSSLKPLFETPATTQTSHVKDARGEATNFANKDHYSSLKTLFATPAPSRTSHVNDCNDDIGSSRSAEHEFNHQWGNDPSKDYNDESGPGNEIHGVPSFEDYPHKLFEDDVGGSTDRSVSDTHFGFKHIEFLNEATGTSHQNLSGLKDNSTRGHEFEKKEDNLMKGSEVNDDLAFDTGHMHDYRDDTQ; this is encoded by the exons ATGGATTATCATAGTTTGAAAAGGAGAGAGCTCCAAGCGCTATGCAAGGAGCATAATATTCCTGCGAATTCTGCCAATTCCGTTTTGGCTGACAAGCTTTCTGCACTTTTTAAT GAAAAGCAGAAACCAAAAGCACGACAACGGACTTGTATGAAGAGTTTGGTTGAAACTACTGACGAGGGTGAACCTGCAGAATCAAAAAGACAAGCAAAGAAAGTCAGGTTTAGTCCAAATAATGACACAGTTGAGTATGAGCGATCTGGCGAAAAACAGAAGGATATGGTTACACAGGTGAAAACTCGGAGGAAATCAATGGCCAAGAAGGTCGATCAACCAGTTGTTGATAGTAGTGTTACTGTTGACTTAGTTGAGGATACTGCACAAATTCCTGTTAAGGTTACTAGATCTAGGGCGCAGTCATTAGTAAAGGATGTAGTCATTCCAAATAATATAAAGAATAAAGGTAGAGGGGAAACAAAAGATGCTGGAAAGGGAACTGATGTAGATAAAGAATCTGAAGGCAATGTTGGTAAAGCTACGAGGGCAAGGGCCCGCACATTGCAAAAAGGTGGTGAAGCAACCGAATCAGTTGAGGAAACCGTGGTTGGCCGTGCTAGAGTTACAAGGTCTAGGGCACAAACCTCGATGGAGGGCGGTACAAGTCGTGATGCAAATCCTGATGTTAAGAAAAAGACCGGTAAACAAGTGAAAACAGAGGGACAAAGTGTCGAGCCCCCCGTGGAAGTTATGGACGTTACAGTGAGAGCTACAAGGTCTAGAAGACAACCGCTAAAGGAAGAAGTTAAAAACACTGTTACTAATCCCCAAGCTGATAAGAAAAGAACCAGAAGAGAAATGAAAGAGGAGGATAAACAAGAACCTCCAAAGAGGAAATCATTGAGGACCAAAGGGGTGGATGAAGATGAAGGTGCCAAAATGGAAGTGATTAATGATAGCAGAGTTGCAAGGAATCGTAAAAATAAAGCTAACACAGTTGAGGTTCAAGAGCTTGAGGAACCAATAAAGCATGCCGGTAGGAAAACTGTAAATCGAAGGAAATCTGTTTTGCCGTCTGTAAAAGCTGACGTTGATCCACATCTTGAAGAGCCAGCCAGAAGAAACACTAGGCGGAAGTCTGTCGTTCAAAAAGCAACTGTCAAGGTCGAGTCTCCTACTGTTGGAAAAAAAGATTCAAAACGTCTATCTGGCATTATTGAAGATAAAGAAAACGCTACTACTGGAACTCCTAAATCCAAGAAACGCAGAGGAACCCCTGTTGAAGATCCGATTATTGAAACCgagcatggttctccaaaaagtTCCACACGCAGGGCTAGTAAAAGTGAAGGAAAATCTGTTGCAAAAAAAGAGGTGGAGAGTAGTTTAAAGAAACCTGTGTCAAGAATGAATATTCAGTCATCTGTAGAAAAAGCATCTCATAAAGGAAAGAACTCAGCAATAAGAAGTGGTGTAATAATTAAAGAGAGTAGTTCTAAAAAGAGAGCGAAGTTGAGTGGAACTAAACAAAGTGATTCAGAAGATCAAGTGGTTTATTCTGGTAAAGAAGGGACCCCAGGTGCAAAATTGAGTTTTAACCTTGATGAAGAAATTACCGAGCCTGAGGTTACTCCTGCCATTAAAAGTGAGAGAAAGTCGACCCGTAGCACCATCAAAAGTGAGAGAAAGGAGCCAAGTCAGTCAGCCAGGTTTACACGTAGCGCCATCAAAAGTGAGAGAGAGGGGCCAAGTCAGTCAGCCAGGTTTACACGTAGCGCCATCAAAAGTGAGAGAGAGGGGCCAAGTCAGTCAGCCGTTAAAGAACAACCTATTGCCGGTCAATTGTTCTCACCAGAAGGTGCAAAATTCAGACATGATCCGGCTGTCAATACAGCTCCAGGAAGAGTTGCTCGCAGAGGAATCAAACATGATGGAAATGCAGCAGGCAGTTTTTCAGAGATGATTGATAAGAAGCAGACACGTCAATTGGCTCTTAAAAAATCTCTTGATGATGCTCAGATGCCTTCACCTGAAGTTGCAGAAGTCGAGCCTGATGTCGGAACCATAGGAGTTCTGGCTGAATCTGAACAACCTCTTGATGAGGGTCAGAAGTTTTCACCTGCAGATACAGAAGTCGGGTCCGATTCAGGTGCTGACACCTTAAGAGTTCAATCTGAAATCAAACAACCTTATGATAATGTTCTATGCTCACCTGAGGTTGTGGAAGTACAACCCAATCCAGACGGTGACACCGTAGCAGTTGGATCTGAAAGTTTTAAAGAAGTAACGGTAGATAATGCTGAGAATGTACCTGATGATGCAGTTTCCGATGTATCTCGTGTACGTAATCAGAATGAGGAGGTTAATGTGGAATCTGGAATATTTAGTGAAGCTGAAAATTTGGAGAAATCAGTCCAGGAGAATCTTTCGTCAGGCAATGATGTTTATGTCGAGTGTGATGACGTTATTTCTGACCCGAAGTCCCGTCTGGATATGTTTGGCAATCAAGTTGATTGTAGTAGTGTGGCTAAAGAGTTTGAAACTGGTTCAGAACTGTCGAATGCAAATATGACTCTTGATGTTACTTTCTCAGGCATTGATATCGACATTGAACGTGTCGTAGAGGCTAATAGTAGTGTGCAGAATGTAGAATCTCTTGATGTTCCTCTCTCAGGCGTTGATATCGACATTGAACGTGTCGTAGAGGCTAATAGTAGTGTGCAGAATGTAGAATCTCTTGATGTTCCTCTCTCAGGCGTTGATATCGACATTGAACGTGTCGTAGAGGCTAATAGTAGTGTGCAGAATGTAGAATCTCTTGATGTTCCTCTCTCAGGCGTTGATATCGACATTGAACGTGTCGTAGAGGACGGTAGTGATGTGCAGAATGTAGAATCCGAACATGATAAATTGGCGAGCAATACCGATCATGCTACAGACAAAGAGGATGTTGGAGGTGTTGACTTAGAGCCAGCTCAGATTGAAAGTATGCCTGTGGCAGCTGAAGTTTTAGTTGCATCTCATGACCAAGAACCCGAACCAGAACGGTCGTTGAATGTTGCTGTTGATGATGTTTCTTGTGATACATTACGATCTGATTCAGTAACGAACGAAGAcgcaccaaaaattctttctacTAGTGAAATCGATGACGTGGTTGTAAGAGTTGATGCTCCGGCGGAGTTGGTAGTAGACATCAATAAGGATGTTGTCGGtgatatgt ATGACATGGATGCTGAAGGTGATGAAGATATTCAGCCATTTGAAAGCGGATGTATTTCTTACAATATGAACAATGAACAGACAAAAGAAGAGGCTGAGACGCATAGAGATGATCCAGAACACGAAACAGCAACTGATGATGATTCGGACAGTGGCAAATTCATGGAAGATGATTCACATATTGGTGTACAGGAGGTGGGGTCTGAACTTTTGGGAAATATAAAAGCTCACGAAGATCTGGCAAGAGAAGAAGCCTCACCGATCTTAAATACAGGAGAGC ATACTGTTGATGGGACAGATTCTAGTCAACTTGTGGGAGATATTGGTGCTCATGAAAGTCTAATTACAAAAGAAAGTTCGCCGTTGACATATACGAACAAAGAAT CTCCTGTTGATGGTACTGATTCAGATTTATTGACTATTAAGGAGGACGATAGAAATAAGCAAG AAGAAACTCAAAATCAAGGTGCATCTGTGGATTGGGGGGATTATGATTTCGGAACGGATGAATTTGAAAACCCAGTTTCAGCAAATGGAAGTGCTGATGAGGAGGCTAAAGGCAAAAAAG ATGATCAAGATTCAGATCTCCAAATGTCTGCTAGAGCAAGTTATACAGTAGAAAAAAGTTCTGGTCTTGCAGCTGGCTTGGCCGATTCAGTAACGAAATTTGAGAAGGATTCTAGAAATGCTGCTGATGGAAAATCCCACCAAGCATTAGATACGCTGAACCAAAGTGCAAATGCAGTAGATATGGGTGAAGAGGTTTTCGGCTGGTCTG GTGCTGATTCGTCTATGAAATCGTTGTTTGAAACGCCAGCTGCTACTCGAATCAGTCATGTAAGAGACAGTCAGGAGGATGCAGCCAAATTTGCCAACCAAGATAATT ATTCGTCTCTGAAATCATTATCTGCAACGCCAGCAACTACTCGAATCAGTCATGTAAAAACCGGTCAGGAGGAGGCTGTTGATCTTACCAACCAAGATCATT ATTCATCACTGAAACCCTTATTTAAAACACCAGCTGTTACTCAAATCAGTCATGCAAAAGATGGTCAGGATTTAACACCAGCAACTACTCGAATCAGTCATGTAAAAACCAGTCAGGAGGAGGCTGTTGATCTTACCAACCTAGATCATT ATTCATCACTGAAACCCTTATTTAAAACACCAGCTGTTACTCAAATCAGTCATGCAAAAGATGGTCAGGATGTAACACCAGAAACTACTCAAATCAGTCATGTAAAAACCGGTCAGGAGGAGGCTGTTGATCTTGCCAACCAAGATCATT ATTCATCACTGAAATCGTTACTTAAAACACCAGCCGTTGCTCAACATAGTCATGCAAACGATGGTCGGGATGCAAAAACCGGTCAGGAGGATGCTGTTGATGTTGCCAACCAAGATCATT CGCGTGCAGATTCATCGCTGAAATCATTAACTAAAACACCAGCTGTGACTCAAATCAGTCATGTAAAAGATAGGCTGGAGGATGCTGCTGATTTTGCTAGCCAAGATTATC ATTCATCTCTGAAATCGTTATATCAAACTCCAGCCGTTACTCAAACCAGTCATGTCAAAGGTGGTCAGGAGGGTGCTGCTGATTTTGCAAACCAAGATCACT ATTCATCTCTGAAACCATTATTTAAAACGACAGCAGTTACTCAAATCAGTCATGTAAAAGATGGGCAGGATGCTGCTGATTTTGGAAACCAAGATCACT ATTCATCTCTGAAATCATTATTTAAAACACCAGGCGTTACTCAAATCAGTCATGTAAAAGATCGGCAGGAGGATGCTGCCGATTTTGCAAACCAAGACCATT ATTCATCTATGAAATCATTATTTAAAACACCAGCCGCTACTCAAACCAGTCATGTAAAAGATGGGCAGGAGGATGCTGCTGCTTTTGCAAACCAAGATCATG GTTCATCGCTAAAATCATTATTTAGAACGCCATCCGTTACTCAAACCGGTCAAGTAAAAGGCCGTCAGGAGGATGCAGTCAGTTACCGCAACCAATATC TTTCATCTCTGAAACCCTTATTTGAAACACCAGCTACTACTCAAACGAGTCATGTAAAAGACGCACGGGGTGAAGCAACCAATTTTGCTAACAAAGATCATT ACTCGTCTCTGAAAACATTGTTTGCAACACCAGCCCCTTCTAGAACGAGTCATGTAAATGACTGTAATGACGATATCGGGTCTAGCAGATCTGCAGAACATGAGTTTAATCATCAGTGGGGAAATGACCCGTCAAAAGATTATAATG ATGAAAGTGGTCCAGGAAACGAGATTCATGGAGTTCCAAGCTTTGAAGATTATCCTCATAAATTATTTGAAGATGATGTAGGCGGTTCAACTGACAGGTCGGTGAGTGACACACATTTTGGGTTCAAACATATTGAATTCTTAAATGAAGCAACAGGAACAAGCCATCAAAATCTTTCCGGTTTGAAAGATAACTCAACCCGTGGTCACGAGTTTGAAAAGAAAGAAGATAACCTAATGAAGGGGTCAGAAGTTAATGATGATTTAGCCTTTGATACAG GGCATATGCATGATTACAGGGACGACACTCAATAA